Genomic window (Lewinellaceae bacterium):
CCTACTGCCCGTCGTGCTGTCTTCGTCGCGACTGGTCGCCGTCGTCGTTGTTTGGCGTACTGTCTGTGGTCGGGAACGTTCACATGGCTGAGCGGAACGTCAGCTGCTGCCCGCTGCTACCGTCAGGTTGCTCCACGTGATCGTACCGCCGGCGAACATGCCGCCGTTGCTGATTGCCGTGATGCCCGAGTAGCCGTTCGGAACGTAGTCTTCTACTGCTACCCCGGTGGCGCTGCCCGGGCCCTGGTTCGTGACCGTTATCGTAAAGGTGACCACGTCGCCCACGTTCGGCGTGCTGTTGCTGACTGTCTTGTCTTGGCCAGCGACAGGTCTGCCTGCTGCGGCGAGGTCGTCGTGCTGTCTTCGTCGTCTTCCGACTGGTCGCCGTCGTCGTTGTTTGGCGTACTGTCTGGGTCGGGCTGGTCGGACGCCGTCACCTGCGCTACGTTCACATGGCTGATGCCCGTGCCCGGCGCTTCCACCGTGGCCTGGAACGTCAGCGGTATGCTGCTGCCCGCTGCTACCGTCAGGTTGCTCCACGTGATCGTACCGCCGGCGAACGTGCCGCCGTTGCTGATTGCCGTGATGCCGGAATAGCCGTTCGGAACGTAGTCTTCTACCGCTACCCCGGTGGCGCTGCCCGGGCCCTGGTTCGTGACCGTTATCGTAAAGGTAACCACGTCGCCCACGTTCGGCGTGCTGTTGCTCACCGTCTTGGCCAGCGACAGGTCCGCTTGCTGCGGCGAGGTCGTCGTGCTGTCTTCGTCGTCCTCCGACTGGTCGCCGTCGTCGTTGTTTGGCGTACTGTCTGGGTCGGGCTGGTCGGACGCCGTCACTTGCGCTACGTTCACATGGCTGATGCCCGCGCCCGGCGCTTCCACCGTGGCCTGGAATGTCAGCGGTATGCTGCTGCCCGCTGCTACGGTCAGGTTGCTCCACGTGACTGTGCCGCCGGCGAACGTGCCGCCGTTGCTGATTGCCGTGATGCCCGAGTAGCCGTTCGGAACGTAGTCTTCTACTGCTACCCCGGTGGCGCTGCCCGGGCCCTGGTTCGTGACCGTTATCGTAAAGGTGACCACGTCGCCCACGTTCGGCGTGCTGTTGCTCACCGTCTTGGCCAGCGACAGGTCCGCTTGCTGCGGCGAGGTCGTCGTGCTGTCTTCGTCGTCTTCCGACTGGTCGCCGTCGTCGTTGTTTGGCGTAGAATCCGGATCATCCTGGTCGGACGCCGTCACCTGCGCTACGTTGACGAAGCTTACTCCCGCGCCCGGCGCTTCCACCGTGGCCTGGAACGTCAGCGGTATGCTGCTGCCGCCGGCTATTGTCAGGCCGCTCCACGTGACTGTGCCGCCGGCGAACGTGCCGCCGTTGCTGATTGCCGTGATGCCGGAATAGCCGTTCGGAACGTAGTCTTCTACCGCTACCCCGGTGGCGCTGCCCGGGCCCTGGTTCGTGACCGTTATCGTAAAGGTGACCACGTCGCCCACGTTCGGCGTGCTGTTGCTCACCGTCTTGGCCAGCGACAGGTCTGCCTGCTGCGGCGAGGTCGTCGTGCTGTCTTCGTCGTCTTCCGACTGGTCGCCGTCGTCGTTGTTTGGCGTAGAATCCGGATCATCCTGGTCGGACGCCGTCACTTGCGCTACGTTGACGAAGCTTACTCCCGCGCCCGGCGCTTCCACCGTGGCCTGGAATGTCAGCGGTATGCTGCTGCCCGCTGCTACCGTCAGGTTGCTCCACGTGATCGTCCCGCCGGCAAATACGCCGCCGTTGCTAATGCCCGTGATGCCGGAATAGCCGTTCGGAACGTAGTCTTCTACCGCTACGCCGGTGGCGATACTTGGTCCCTGGTTGGAGACCGTGATGGTGAAGGTGACCACGTCGCCCACGTTCGGCGTGCTGTTGCTGACGGTCTTGGCCAGCTCCAGGTCACTGATAGCGTTGGGTGTAACCGTTTCGTTATCCTCATCGTCTTCCGACTGGTCCCCGTCGTCGTTGTTGGGCGTAGAATCCGGGTCGAACTGGTCGGACGCTGTCACCTGCGCTACGTTGACATAATTGCCGGAGGTTTCTACTGTAGCCTGGAAGGTTAAAGTAACATTTGAACCAGCAGCAATATTAAGTCCGCTCCAGGTGATGGTAGATCCATTTAACGCACCACCTCCGGAAATATTCGTGATACTGCTGTACCCATTTGGCAGGTAGTCTTCTACTGCTACATTGGTTGCATTATCCGGGCCCTGGTTGGTCACCGTGATCGTGAAGGTGACAACATCACCTACATTCGGAGTATTGTTGTCCACTGTTTTCACCAGCTCCAGGTCGGCGCTTTCCGGCGTGACTGTGGCGCTGTCTTCGTCGTCCTCAGACTGGTCGCCGTCGTCGTTGTTGGGCGTAGAATCCGGGTCGAACTGGTCAGACGCCGTCACCTGCGCTACGTTCACGTAGCTCACCCCTGCTCCCGGCGCGCCAACCGTAGCGTTGAACGTCAGGCTGGCGCTGCCGCCCGCCGGGATGTTCAAGCCGCTCCACGTGATGGTGTTGCCGCTCAGCGTGCCGAAGCCGTTGATGTTCGTGATGTTGGTATAGCCGTTCGGCACTGCGTCCTGAACCGCTACGTTCGTCGCGTTGTCCGGGCCCTGGTTGGTCACTGTAATCGTAAAGGTCACTACCTCGCCTACCAGCGGCGTGGTGTTGCTTACGGTTTTCACCAATTCAAGGTCAGCAGATTCCGGCGTGACCGTGGCGCTGTCTTCGTCGTCCTCCGACTGGTCGCCGTCGTCGTTGTTGGGCGTAGAATCCGGGTCGAACTGGTCGGACGCCGTCACCTGCGCTACGTTCACGTAGCTCACCCCTGCTCCCGGCGCGCCAACCGTAGCGTTGAACGTCAGGCTGGCGCTGCCGCCCGCCGGGATGTTCAAGCCGCTCCACGTGATGGT
Coding sequences:
- a CDS encoding DUF11 domain-containing protein; translation: MGDVVTFTITVTNQGPGSATGVAVEDYVPNGYSGITAISNGGMFAGGTITWSNLTVAAGSS
- a CDS encoding DUF11 domain-containing protein — encoded protein: MTASDQFDPDSTPNNDDGDQSEDDEDSATVTPESADLELVKTVSNTTPLVGEVVTFTITVTNQGPDNATGVAVQDAVPNGYTNITNINGFGTLSGNTITWSGLNIPAGGSASLTFNATVGAPGAGVSYVNVAQVTASDQFDPDSTPNNDDGDQSEDDEDSATVTPESADLELVKTVSNTTPLVGEVVTFTITVTNQGPDNATGVAVQDAVPNGYTNITNINGFGTLSGNTITWSGLNIPAGGSASLTFNATVGAPGAGVSYVNVAQVTASDQFDPDSTPNNDDGDQSEDDEDSATVTPESADLELVKTVSNTTPLVGEVVTFTITVTNQGPDNATGVAVQDAVPNGYTNITNINGFGTLSGNTITWSGLNIPAGGSASLTFNATVGAPGAGVSYVNVAQVTASDQFDPDSTPNNDDGDQSEDDEDSATVTPESADLELVKTVSNTTPLVGEVVTFTITVTNQGPDNATNVAVQDAVPNGYTNITNINGFGTLSGNTITWSGLNIPAGGSASLTFNATVGAPGAGVSYVNVAQVTASDQFDPDSTPNNDDGDQSEDDEDSATVTPESADLELVKTVDNNTPNVGDVVTFTITVTNQGPDNATNVAVEDYLPNGYSSITNISGGGALNGSTITWSGLNIAAGSNVTLTFQATVETSGNYVNVAQVTASDQFDPDSTPNNDDGDQSEDDEDNETVTPNAISDLELAKTVSNSTPNVGDVVTFTITVSNQGPSIATGVAVEDYVPNGYSGITGISNGGVFAGGTITWSNLTVAAGSSIPLTFQATVEAPGAGVSFVNVAQVTASDQDDPDSTPNNDDGDQSEDDEDSTTTSPQQADLSLAKTVSNSTPNVGDVVTFTITVTNQGPGSATGVAVEDYVPNGYSGITAISNGGTFAGGTVTWSGLTIAGGSSIPLTFQATVEAPGAGVSFVNVAQVTASDQDDPDSTPNNDDGDQSEDDEDSTTTSPQQADLSLAKTVSNSTPNVGDVVTFTITVTNQGPGSATGVAVEDYVPNGYSGITAISNGGTFAGGTVTWSNLTVAAGSSIPLTFQATVEAPGAGISHVNVAQVTASDQPDPDSTPNNDDGDQSEDDEDSTTTSPQQADLSLAKTVSNSTPNVGDVVTFTITVTNQGPGSATGVAVEDYVPNGYSGITAISNGGTFAGGTITWSNLTVAAGSSIPLTFQATVEAPGTGISHVNVAQVTASDQPDPDSTPNNDDGDQSEDDEDSTTTSPQQADLSLAKTRQSATARRTWATWSPLR